From Pseudobdellovibrio exovorus JSS, a single genomic window includes:
- a CDS encoding c-type cytochrome — translation MDFPLYHLDFLGNRLLIAIVAITHVVITHALAVGGMLIIACMERKGLYDPEWDRFAKKTLFSFFLITTTVGAMTGVGIWFSASLVNPTSIASLIRVFFWAWFTEWICFVTEVILILYYYLTWDKWVNDRKRGHVRLGFNLALTSWLTMAIIVAILAFMMDPGNWLTDKSFLSGFVNPIYLPQLAFRTPLAMVMAGGSTFLVLAFTQVSDDFRKKATKFISKWILAWLPFLGLGSYWYLQAIPDSMRANFNVALTTQEFTSWYKGVLYTIVIAILFVLLLTLKGIKTGRLSKAVMVTPFIIFIIFMGQFERSREFIRKPYVIGNYLYANGFRKDDYPLLQRDGILKHAPYVSIREITEQNKLAAGREVFNLTCTRCHTVNGVNSVVTKLSHMYGSNPWNVETITNYLAVMHQTRIFMPPFPGNEKERQALAKYLISLQYSQEPFEGVQVIGISTEEDKKETR, via the coding sequence ATGGATTTCCCCTTATATCATTTAGACTTTCTTGGTAATCGCCTTCTTATTGCAATTGTTGCCATAACCCACGTTGTGATCACACATGCCCTTGCGGTAGGAGGCATGCTGATCATCGCATGCATGGAACGAAAAGGTCTTTATGATCCCGAATGGGATCGCTTTGCTAAAAAAACTTTATTTTCTTTTTTTCTGATCACCACTACTGTCGGCGCCATGACCGGTGTGGGAATTTGGTTTTCGGCATCGTTAGTTAATCCCACCTCTATTGCCAGCTTAATCCGCGTTTTTTTCTGGGCCTGGTTCACAGAGTGGATTTGTTTTGTCACCGAAGTGATTCTGATTTTGTATTACTATTTAACATGGGATAAATGGGTCAATGATCGCAAGCGAGGTCATGTTCGCTTAGGTTTTAACCTCGCTTTAACGTCATGGCTAACAATGGCCATCATTGTGGCTATTCTTGCCTTTATGATGGATCCAGGTAACTGGCTGACTGATAAATCCTTCTTATCTGGTTTTGTTAATCCAATCTATTTACCGCAGTTGGCATTCCGAACGCCTTTGGCCATGGTCATGGCCGGAGGCTCAACCTTCTTGGTTCTGGCTTTTACACAAGTCAGTGACGACTTTAGAAAAAAAGCGACCAAGTTTATTTCAAAATGGATTCTAGCCTGGTTGCCTTTTTTAGGTTTGGGTTCTTATTGGTACTTACAGGCAATACCGGATTCTATGCGTGCCAATTTTAATGTGGCCCTGACAACACAAGAGTTCACTTCATGGTATAAAGGTGTGCTTTATACCATTGTTATTGCAATTCTGTTTGTTTTATTACTGACATTGAAAGGCATCAAGACCGGTAGACTTTCTAAAGCGGTAATGGTTACTCCTTTTATTATTTTCATCATTTTTATGGGGCAATTTGAACGATCGCGTGAGTTTATTCGTAAACCCTACGTTATCGGTAACTATCTGTATGCCAATGGCTTTCGTAAAGATGACTACCCATTATTACAACGTGATGGAATCTTAAAACACGCACCTTATGTCTCTATACGCGAAATAACAGAACAAAATAAACTCGCTGCCGGACGCGAGGTCTTCAATCTCACTTGCACCAGATGCCACACAGTTAACGGAGTGAATTCAGTCGTCACTAAGTTAAGTCATATGTACGGCAGCAACCCTTGGAATGTGGAGACTATTACCAACTATCTTGCAGTTATGCATCAAACCCGTATTTTTATGCCTCCATTTCCCGGAAATGAAAAAGAGCGACAGGCACTTGCAAAATATCTGATCTCTTTACAATACAGCCAAGAACCGTTTGAAGGCGTGCAAGTTATCGGTATTTCAACTGAAGAAGACAAGAAGGAAACCCGCTAA
- a CDS encoding c-type cytochrome — protein MKTPIPHDIPLPLPAAEVFLKTLLVLSFIAHLLFVNLMVGGAIFALIYEIRGRGNKIYDELALFIAKTITVNKSMAVVLGVAPLLIINVLYTVWFYAANSLTGSVWMLVVPSVAVAFLLTYLHKYTWTILQQHKTIHISIIAIVVAIFLFIPLVFLTNINLMLFPEKWAAVKGFVSAMMLPSVFTRYLHFMAACISVTSLFLVWMFKYETFAKLESSLAENRSFFIRQFYVIALIVTALQFLIGPLVLISLPSHGLSMKMLVTIFSGVFIAVPAIWLMWKEVQETGTAGSRVIKIASLLGLTVLCMASGRHFYREQALSHHKKAVAEKTIAYQKLVKEAQEQAALQALVESGPLDESTLLERGKQLSHACFACHGLDTRLVGPPLKEIAKIYTGNPDGIVAWTKAPGKKRPDYPQMPPMPLPDAELKIIAEYILKIGQ, from the coding sequence ATGAAAACTCCTATCCCACATGACATTCCTTTGCCGCTACCGGCCGCCGAAGTTTTTTTAAAAACTTTATTAGTCCTTTCCTTCATCGCCCATTTGCTATTTGTTAACCTAATGGTCGGTGGCGCTATCTTTGCTCTTATTTATGAAATTCGCGGACGAGGAAATAAAATCTACGACGAGCTGGCTTTGTTCATCGCCAAAACAATCACCGTCAATAAAAGTATGGCCGTCGTACTGGGCGTCGCTCCTTTGCTGATCATCAATGTGCTTTACACAGTTTGGTTTTACGCAGCGAACTCTTTAACAGGATCTGTTTGGATGCTTGTTGTTCCTTCAGTCGCCGTAGCCTTTTTACTGACTTATTTGCACAAGTACACATGGACTATATTGCAGCAACACAAAACAATCCATATTTCAATCATCGCCATAGTGGTTGCGATCTTTCTGTTTATTCCTCTTGTTTTTCTGACCAATATCAATCTGATGCTGTTCCCCGAAAAGTGGGCGGCAGTAAAAGGCTTTGTTTCTGCGATGATGCTTCCTAGTGTGTTCACGCGCTACTTACACTTTATGGCGGCCTGTATCAGCGTCACCTCTTTATTTTTAGTTTGGATGTTTAAATACGAAACTTTTGCCAAACTTGAATCTTCCTTAGCAGAAAACAGATCCTTTTTTATACGCCAATTTTATGTCATCGCTTTAATTGTAACCGCCTTGCAATTTCTAATTGGGCCACTGGTTTTAATATCCCTGCCCTCACATGGGCTGAGCATGAAAATGCTGGTGACGATTTTTTCAGGAGTATTTATCGCTGTGCCTGCCATTTGGTTGATGTGGAAAGAAGTACAGGAAACCGGCACTGCCGGAAGTCGAGTTATTAAAATTGCGAGCTTATTGGGATTAACTGTTCTGTGTATGGCCTCTGGCCGTCACTTTTATCGTGAGCAGGCTCTTTCACATCACAAAAAAGCAGTGGCTGAAAAAACCATAGCTTATCAGAAGCTGGTAAAAGAAGCCCAAGAACAAGCTGCACTGCAGGCCTTAGTTGAATCGGGTCCACTGGATGAGTCGACTTTACTGGAACGGGGAAAACAGCTGTCCCATGCTTGTTTTGCCTGTCATGGTTTGGATACACGCTTGGTGGGACCACCATTAAAAGAGATTGCTAAGATCTATACGGGAAACCCTGATGGCATTGTCGCATGGACAAAAGCACCCGGTAAAAAGCGCCCGGACTATCCGCAGATGCCTCCGATGCCCTTACCCGATGCTGAGTTAAAAATTATTGCTGAGTATATTTTAAAGATCGGTCAGTAA